Proteins encoded within one genomic window of Paramisgurnus dabryanus chromosome 13, PD_genome_1.1, whole genome shotgun sequence:
- the mrs2 gene encoding magnesium transporter MRS2 homolog, mitochondrial, producing the protein MESCLRFVCRESLRKVSANCWTQRSAMCTRSAFRHPLISTRARSQHSTLQLRAHIQHLSCRQRVTDASQAALSSVAPVFVVMKFEPDGNVTSFEKKKTELHQELGLHARDLRFQHITSITARNNAIIMRMESLKAVVTPDSLLVLDFRGLGLEKWLVLELGPQLAGDGNLATYSLPFEFRALEAILQHRVNVLQARLNEVQPQILDCLESLVDPKLLSADRSKLHMLLINSKSLSELETDIKVFKESLLKILDEDELIDELCLTKWTDPRVFEESSLGIDHAEEMELLLENYYMQAEELGNKARELKGLIDDSESVIFINLDSHRNVMMRLNLQLTMGTFSLSLFGLMGVAFGMNLESSFEEDPRVFWLVTGLMFLGSGLIWRRLLSFLGRHLEPSSPPPIPPVWRKNQISTLKATDIKPGIR; encoded by the exons ATGGAGTCATGTTTGAGGTTTGTGTGTCGAGAGAGTCTCAGGAAAGTGTCCGCGAACTGCTGGACACAGAGATCTGCGATGTGCACGAGATCAGCCTTCAGACACCCTCTTATTTCAACACGTGCCCGCTCACAACACAGCACACTGCAGCTGAGAGCTCACATACAAC ACCTCTCCTGTCGCCAAAGAGTTACAGATGCATCCCAGGCAGCCCTGTCTAGTGTTGCACCTGTATTTGTAGTG ATGAAGTTTGAGCCAGATGGGAACGTGACCTCATTTG AAAAGAAGAAGACTGAGTTGCATCAGGAGCTTGGTTTGCATGCGAGAGATCTTCGGTTCCAGCATATAACAAGCATTACTGCACGAAACAATGCCATTATCATGCGTATGGAG TCTCTCAAGGCAGTGGTTACTCCTGACTCTTTGCTCGTGCTGGATTTTCGTGGACTGGGTCTGGAGAAGTGGCTGGTGTTGGAACTTGGACCACAGTTGGCAGGAGATGGAAATTTGGCCACTTACTCTTTGCCCTTTGAATTCAGAGCTTTGGAAGCCATTCTGCAACACAGG GTAAATGTACTGCAGGCTCGGCTGAATGAAGTTCAGCCACAAATTCTGGATTGCCTGGAGTCATTGGTGGACCCGAAGCTCCTCTCTGCTGACCGCAGCAAACTGCAtatgcttctgattaatagcaaAAG CCTGTCAGAGCTAGAGACGGATATTAAGGTGTTTAAGGAAAGTCTGCTCAAGATCCTGGATGAGGATGAACTGATAGATGAACTCTGTCTAACCAAGTGGACCGACCCACGAGTGTT TGAGGAGAGCAGTCTGGGTATAGATCATGCAGAAGAGATGGAGCTGCTACTGGAAAATTACTACATGCAGGCCGAGGAGCTCGGCAACAAAGCACGGGAGCTAAAGGGACTCATTGATGACTCTGAAAGTGTCATCTTTATTAATCTGGATAG CCATCGGAACGTCATGATGAGACTGAATCTCCAGCTCACTATGGGAACCTTCTCCCTCTCTTTATTTGGCCTGATGGGTGTGGCCTTTGGCATGAATTTGGAGTCTTCTTTCGAAGAG gaCCCACGTGTGTTTTGGTTGGTGACGGGGTTAATGTTTTTGGGCAGTGGACTTATCTGGAGAAGACTTCTCTCTTTCCTAGGCAGACATTTAGAGCCCAGCTCTCCGCCTCCA atTCCCCCTGTTTGGAGGAAAAACCAAATTAGCACATTAAAAGCAACAGACATTAAACCGGGTATAAGATGA